The following proteins are co-located in the Thermus aquaticus genome:
- a CDS encoding helix-turn-helix domain-containing protein — MAARLIAQAGIAAAAMPVVGFITGKVVGEASKAEPLLAGMGVVVYAIALAASYAHLRHYYSRFDAPGVRASPFIAFAVELATFYLSFASVVLESRWALFGSLIGAGVVFWGNLTSMALGLAYRAGAEAKEVAEVHAPKVAPAPREEALPHRVLNGESGPAGEAVEAEVGGLAVHLGEGGPKEALDERDQRLFQALRAGPKGPSVLARELGVSPSTVLYRLKRLEGLGLVEKADGVYRLKETPSA, encoded by the coding sequence GTGGCGGCGCGCCTGATAGCGCAAGCGGGAATCGCCGCGGCGGCTATGCCCGTGGTGGGCTTCATCACGGGCAAGGTGGTGGGGGAGGCCTCCAAGGCGGAGCCCCTCCTGGCGGGGATGGGGGTGGTGGTCTACGCCATCGCCCTGGCGGCCAGCTACGCCCACCTGAGGCACTACTACAGCCGCTTTGACGCCCCAGGGGTCAGGGCCAGCCCCTTTATCGCCTTCGCCGTGGAGCTGGCCACCTTCTACCTTTCCTTCGCCAGCGTGGTCCTGGAGTCCCGGTGGGCCCTCTTTGGGAGCCTCATCGGAGCGGGGGTGGTCTTCTGGGGGAACCTGACCTCCATGGCCCTGGGCCTGGCCTACCGGGCGGGGGCGGAGGCCAAGGAGGTGGCAGAGGTTCATGCCCCCAAAGTGGCCCCTGCCCCCAGGGAAGAGGCCCTGCCACACAGGGTCCTGAACGGCGAGAGCGGGCCGGCGGGCGAGGCCGTAGAAGCGGAGGTGGGGGGCCTCGCAGTTCATTTGGGGGAAGGGGGCCCCAAAGAGGCCCTGGACGAGAGGGACCAGAGGCTTTTCCAGGCCTTGAGGGCGGGCCCTAAGGGCCCCTCGGTCCTGGCCAGGGAGCTTGGGGTTTCCCCTTCCACCGTGCTCTACCGGCTGAAGCGCCTGGAGGGCTTAGGCCTGGTGGAGAAAGCCGATGGCGTCTACCGCCTCAAGGAAACCCCTTCCGCCTGA
- a CDS encoding zinc metallopeptidase yields MSGKDLALLGLFLVAGHFLHRALVYWRYRKVEAPLEAGAFAEEALRRYLTGFRVRVGRRNGVRFGEREVRLTEAVMRGRSLYHLAVAAHEVGHALQWRAREELVRNTQAALTLGFGLLVLGFLLGPTELSALMVFGGYGFVLLSLPLELDANRRGLEALPPEVREGVKRVMTALTASYLVVPLGGMLMVAGWLMGRS; encoded by the coding sequence ATGAGCGGCAAGGACCTGGCGCTCCTTGGGCTCTTCCTGGTGGCGGGGCACTTCCTGCACCGGGCCCTGGTCTACTGGCGCTACAGAAAGGTGGAGGCCCCCCTCGAGGCCGGCGCCTTCGCCGAGGAGGCCCTGAGGCGGTACCTGACCGGCTTCAGGGTGAGAGTGGGCCGGCGCAACGGGGTGCGCTTTGGGGAGCGGGAGGTGCGCCTCACGGAGGCGGTGATGCGGGGGCGGAGCCTCTACCACCTGGCCGTGGCCGCCCACGAGGTGGGGCACGCCCTGCAGTGGCGGGCCAGGGAGGAGCTGGTGCGGAACACCCAGGCGGCCCTGACCCTGGGCTTTGGCCTCCTGGTCCTGGGCTTCCTCCTGGGGCCGACCGAGCTTTCCGCCCTCATGGTCTTCGGGGGCTACGGCTTTGTGCTTCTTAGTCTGCCCCTGGAGTTGGACGCCAACCGGAGGGGCCTCGAGGCCTTGCCCCCGGAGGTGAGGGAAGGGGTGAAGCGGGTGATGACGGCCCTGACGGCCTCCTACCTGGTGGTGCCCCTGGGGGGGATGTTGATGGTGGCGGGGTGGTTGATGGGGCGGTCTTAG